The Nitrospiraceae bacterium genome has a window encoding:
- a CDS encoding efflux RND transporter periplasmic adaptor subunit, with amino-acid sequence MIVLKRVSVWVAVAGLVLAGWTLLNAGKKEPMPTPLVEPPKSPYATTVAATGIIEAVNENVRIGPPLPGLVAKVFVAVGDRVREGAPLLQLDDRDLRAQLVSREAAIPPAQAQVEEQHYRIGDLETQLKRLRAIHDNRAVSDDDVKRTWYALEMAKRAAVRLDATLKQVTAQRDETQLLVERLTIRAPRAGTVLQVNIRAGEYALTTGATEPLMLLGETDQLQVRADVDEVNAPLVSPRAPGVAYLKGNTTQPIALEFVRIEPYIVPKKSLTGDNSERVDTRVLQVIYKFQHPPFPVYAGQQVDVFLNRSDSPGQPHTLAPGADSSKEAGKR; translated from the coding sequence ATGATTGTGCTCAAACGAGTCAGCGTCTGGGTGGCAGTCGCCGGCTTGGTGCTTGCCGGATGGACCCTGCTGAACGCGGGGAAAAAGGAGCCGATGCCGACTCCGCTCGTGGAACCCCCCAAATCGCCCTATGCCACGACGGTCGCAGCGACCGGCATCATCGAGGCGGTCAACGAAAATGTCCGCATCGGGCCGCCGCTCCCCGGCCTCGTCGCCAAGGTCTTCGTCGCAGTCGGCGACCGCGTGCGCGAGGGTGCACCGCTCTTGCAGCTGGACGACCGCGACTTGCGGGCGCAGTTGGTCTCACGCGAGGCGGCCATTCCACCGGCGCAGGCCCAAGTCGAGGAGCAACACTACCGCATCGGCGACCTGGAAACGCAACTTAAACGACTCAGGGCCATTCATGACAACCGCGCAGTGAGCGACGACGATGTGAAGCGCACATGGTATGCGTTGGAAATGGCCAAGCGGGCCGCCGTGCGACTCGACGCCACGTTGAAGCAGGTCACGGCGCAACGGGATGAAACCCAACTGCTGGTCGAACGGCTGACCATCCGGGCACCACGCGCTGGCACGGTGCTACAGGTCAATATCCGTGCCGGTGAGTACGCCTTGACGACCGGAGCGACCGAACCGCTCATGCTGCTCGGGGAGACCGATCAGCTCCAAGTTCGCGCCGATGTCGATGAAGTGAACGCACCGTTGGTTTCCCCTCGTGCTCCGGGGGTCGCATACCTCAAAGGCAACACCACCCAGCCGATCGCGCTCGAGTTCGTCCGCATCGAGCCTTATATCGTGCCGAAGAAGTCACTGACCGGCGACAACAGCGAGCGGGTCGACACGCGCGTGTTACAGGTGATCTACAAATTTCAGCACCCCCCGTTCCCTGTCTATGCGGGCCAGCAGGTGGATGTCTTCCTCAACCGCAGCGATTCGCCCGGCCAACCCCACACCCTAGCCCCTGGGGCGGACTCGTCGAAGGAGGCTGGGAAGCGCTGA
- a CDS encoding efflux transporter outer membrane subunit encodes MRLHQAWESLLVLFLCAVGSLTTGCLQGSEYRRPAVDTPADWSRMAQGSPMASDGSLEPEAQWWRAFRNEELTGFIEQALASNHDVRRAVSRLVEGRASVTTAGAGLYPQINVQGSYTNISISKNTLAGLGLATGKQPGPQTFAAPGSGFDLWNGAADLRWELDVWGRIRRGMEAAEADAHAIEQDARAIALTLIGDVGQAYFRVRELDEQLDIAQRTLTLRRESLDIITKRASVGLASDLDVKRTEVLVAESAGQVPELTRLRTIELHRLEVLTGSAPGALTLEPKPLRQLIVQPIIPIGLPSQLLERRPDILQAEATLIAANARIGQARAYFFPSLSITGQGGLQSAEFANWFTGHSANYSIGPSVTLPIFLGGTNVARLDAAESHYQQMLESYQQTILLAFREVADLLVSIHLRGDQLARQREQVAAAKAAWSLADVRYRKGLVNYLDVLDAQRTTLAAETQLVQTERARLIDMVTLYKALGGGWVPQEAASAGRKQP; translated from the coding sequence ATGCGGCTGCACCAAGCGTGGGAATCGTTGTTGGTCTTGTTCCTGTGCGCAGTCGGATCCCTCACGACAGGCTGTCTGCAGGGGTCCGAGTATCGTCGCCCGGCGGTCGACACACCGGCCGACTGGAGCCGGATGGCGCAAGGCTCGCCCATGGCCTCCGACGGAAGTCTGGAGCCGGAAGCCCAATGGTGGCGGGCCTTCCGCAACGAGGAACTGACCGGGTTCATCGAACAGGCGCTGGCGAGCAATCATGACGTGCGGCGAGCCGTCTCGCGGTTGGTCGAAGGACGGGCCTCGGTGACCACGGCCGGAGCCGGGCTCTATCCTCAGATCAACGTCCAGGGAAGCTACACCAACATCTCCATCTCGAAAAACACCTTGGCCGGCCTCGGGTTGGCTACAGGGAAACAACCGGGGCCGCAAACGTTCGCCGCGCCTGGTTCCGGTTTCGACCTCTGGAACGGAGCGGCAGACTTGAGGTGGGAGCTGGATGTCTGGGGACGGATCAGACGCGGAATGGAAGCGGCGGAGGCCGATGCCCATGCGATTGAGCAGGACGCCCGTGCAATCGCGTTGACGCTCATCGGCGACGTAGGGCAGGCCTACTTCCGCGTCCGGGAGTTGGACGAGCAACTCGACATTGCCCAACGCACGCTGACGCTCAGACGCGAATCGCTGGACATCATCACGAAACGGGCCTCGGTCGGGCTGGCCTCCGATCTGGATGTCAAACGCACCGAAGTGTTGGTCGCCGAAAGTGCCGGCCAGGTTCCGGAACTGACGCGTCTCCGCACGATCGAGCTTCATCGGCTGGAAGTCCTGACGGGCTCAGCCCCCGGGGCGCTTACGTTGGAGCCGAAACCCCTGCGGCAGTTGATCGTGCAGCCGATCATCCCCATCGGCCTGCCGTCCCAGTTGCTGGAACGCCGGCCCGATATCCTGCAGGCGGAGGCTACGCTCATCGCCGCCAATGCCAGAATCGGTCAGGCCCGCGCGTACTTTTTTCCGTCATTGTCCATCACAGGGCAGGGGGGGCTGCAGAGCGCGGAATTCGCCAACTGGTTTACCGGCCACAGCGCCAACTACAGCATCGGCCCATCCGTCACCCTGCCGATTTTCCTCGGCGGGACGAACGTGGCTCGATTGGATGCTGCCGAATCGCACTATCAACAGATGCTGGAGTCCTATCAGCAGACCATCTTGCTCGCGTTTCGTGAAGTGGCGGATTTGTTGGTGTCGATCCATCTCCGGGGCGACCAACTCGCCCGCCAACGCGAACAGGTTGCCGCAGCAAAGGCAGCCTGGTCCTTGGCCGACGTCCGCTACCGCAAGGGCCTGGTCAATTACCTCGATGTCCTGGACGCGCAACGTACGACCCTGGCCGCCGAAACCCAACTCGTCCAGACCGAGCGAGCCCGATTGATCGATATGGTGACCCTCTACAAGGCACTCGGTGGAGGATGGGTCCCTCAGGAGGCGGCTTCAGCCGGACGAAAACAGCCGTAA
- a CDS encoding tetratricopeptide repeat protein: protein MASTRTLRHVCLSVLCLGLSSPLATPATAASQPLPPTRTTASLEPQPLQEEQIHSIVEKITKPVDTDAEAMRHNDLGVAFVFKGDVEQAVDEFKHALRLQPNYFAAHLNLANTLLDLGRYEDALAEFKQALKLKPDDLKARNDFGVALKTTGDLGGAVTEFKAVLQQRPDDVHAHNNLGVALKAMGDLEGAIAEYRTASDLQPTDVNTHFNLGLAFLEKKNVEGAINEFRTALHLRPNDGKIRYNLGQALASIGRRTEAAQELRQYLRLELDTPANHRWIEQAEAKIRELEMPESNR from the coding sequence GTGGCCAGTACTCGAACCCTTCGTCACGTTTGCCTGAGCGTGCTGTGCCTGGGGCTCTCGTCCCCCTTGGCGACTCCTGCCACAGCCGCAAGTCAGCCGCTGCCGCCAACCCGCACCACCGCCTCGCTTGAACCTCAACCGCTCCAGGAAGAACAAATTCATTCGATCGTCGAGAAGATCACCAAGCCCGTCGATACGGATGCCGAAGCGATGCGACACAACGATTTGGGCGTGGCTTTTGTCTTCAAGGGCGACGTCGAACAAGCCGTGGACGAATTCAAGCATGCGCTTCGCTTGCAACCGAACTATTTCGCGGCGCATTTGAACTTGGCCAACACCCTGCTTGATCTCGGTCGATATGAGGACGCGCTGGCGGAATTCAAACAGGCGCTCAAACTCAAACCCGACGACCTGAAGGCTCGCAATGATTTCGGCGTGGCACTGAAAACCACCGGGGACCTCGGCGGGGCCGTAACGGAATTCAAGGCGGTTCTGCAACAGCGGCCGGACGACGTCCATGCGCACAACAACCTCGGTGTGGCGCTGAAAGCCATGGGCGACCTTGAAGGGGCCATCGCCGAATACCGGACCGCGTCGGACCTGCAACCGACCGACGTGAACACGCACTTCAATCTCGGGTTGGCATTTCTCGAAAAGAAAAACGTTGAGGGCGCCATCAATGAATTCCGCACCGCCCTCCATCTGCGACCGAACGACGGCAAGATTCGCTACAACCTGGGTCAGGCGCTGGCCAGCATCGGCCGGCGAACGGAAGCCGCGCAGGAATTGCGGCAGTACCTGCGACTTGAACTTGACACGCCAGCCAACCACCGTTGGATCGAGCAGGCCGAGGCGAAAATTCGCGAACTCGAGATGCCCGAATCCAATCGGTGA
- a CDS encoding MFS transporter, translated as MRDSPPPHSRPAERGSLLEQATPTLSGPNRTRLFGLALDQVDRDQRLILLVTWFSWTLGAMDTMIYSLVLTPALTELLASADSGSPVSTGTVGWYGGVILSTFLVGWAVGGVGLGSLADRLGRTRVMVLCMVVIAVSTGLATFAQAWWHLAGTRFFTGVGIGGLWAAGAALIAEVWPEHNRPQAAGFLQSAWGFGFFLAAALHLLVKGYGWRGFFALGFLTIVAAWLLTRRTHDSSRWQSSHAAEEQPGQLHPSRLRPLFRPDYRRATWSGTTLAFVAVFGLWGATNWTPSLIQALPDLAGLDPSTTASYVSYAVMSLNVGALLGYFGFGFLASRLGRKPVFALMSGGSLILVPVTFLFPHSYTVALCLLPILGFFTKGIFGGFPLYFPELFPTRLRSTGAGFCYNAGRIVASISPFMTGTLVSTFGSFGMAASTIAAIYLVALAILPFAIETHGRPLPE; from the coding sequence ATGCGCGACTCCCCCCCACCCCACAGTCGCCCCGCCGAGAGGGGCTCACTGCTTGAGCAGGCAACACCGACCTTATCCGGTCCGAATCGCACGCGGCTCTTCGGCCTTGCGCTTGACCAAGTAGACCGTGACCAACGGCTCATCCTCCTCGTCACATGGTTTAGTTGGACCCTGGGTGCGATGGACACGATGATCTACTCACTGGTCCTCACCCCCGCCCTGACCGAGTTGCTGGCATCAGCCGATTCCGGCTCGCCTGTCTCCACCGGAACCGTCGGTTGGTACGGGGGAGTGATCCTTTCGACCTTCCTCGTGGGATGGGCGGTCGGCGGTGTGGGACTCGGAAGTCTGGCTGACCGCCTGGGACGAACGCGAGTGATGGTGCTCTGTATGGTGGTAATTGCCGTCTCGACCGGCCTTGCCACATTTGCCCAGGCTTGGTGGCATCTCGCCGGCACGAGGTTTTTTACCGGCGTCGGCATCGGGGGGCTCTGGGCAGCCGGCGCAGCACTCATCGCCGAGGTATGGCCTGAGCACAACAGACCCCAAGCAGCCGGCTTCCTCCAATCCGCGTGGGGGTTTGGATTTTTTCTGGCGGCCGCCCTCCATTTGCTCGTCAAGGGATATGGCTGGCGGGGGTTCTTCGCTCTTGGCTTTCTCACGATCGTGGCCGCCTGGCTCCTCACACGTCGCACCCATGACTCATCGCGGTGGCAATCCTCCCATGCGGCGGAGGAGCAACCAGGCCAACTCCATCCGTCGCGCCTTCGTCCGCTATTCAGGCCGGACTATCGCCGTGCGACCTGGTCCGGCACCACGCTGGCGTTTGTCGCGGTATTCGGGCTCTGGGGGGCGACCAACTGGACCCCGAGTCTCATCCAAGCACTCCCGGACCTCGCGGGCCTCGATCCCTCGACGACAGCTTCGTACGTGTCGTACGCGGTGATGTCCCTCAACGTCGGCGCACTGCTGGGGTATTTCGGTTTCGGATTCCTGGCCAGCCGCCTCGGCCGAAAGCCGGTCTTCGCGTTGATGTCAGGCGGAAGTCTCATCCTGGTTCCCGTCACCTTTCTCTTCCCGCATTCCTACACTGTCGCCTTGTGCCTGCTTCCGATCTTGGGTTTCTTCACGAAAGGGATCTTCGGTGGGTTTCCGCTGTACTTCCCGGAGCTCTTTCCCACCAGGCTGCGGTCGACTGGGGCGGGATTTTGTTATAACGCGGGGCGCATCGTGGCCTCGATCAGTCCCTTCATGACCGGTACGTTGGTATCCACATTCGGCAGCTTCGGCATGGCCGCCTCGACTATTGCCGCCATCTATCTTGTGGCGCTGGCGATCCTGCCGTTCGCGATCGAAACTCACGGTCGTCCCCTCCCTGAGTAG
- a CDS encoding RNA-binding protein has translation MGSKIYVGGLPYAATEQQLSDLFAAHGAVESARVITDKFTGQSRGFGFVEMASAEDAQKAISALNGSEMGGRTLTVNEARPQEPRFGGGGGGGGQGRGGDRFGNRGGGGGGSRRDRW, from the coding sequence ATGGGTTCTAAAATTTACGTCGGCGGGTTGCCGTACGCGGCGACCGAACAACAATTGAGCGACCTGTTCGCTGCGCATGGTGCGGTTGAATCCGCCCGCGTCATCACGGACAAATTCACCGGTCAGTCGCGTGGATTCGGGTTCGTGGAGATGGCCAGCGCAGAGGATGCTCAAAAGGCGATTTCCGCTCTTAATGGGTCGGAAATGGGTGGCCGCACGTTAACGGTCAATGAAGCTCGTCCACAGGAACCGCGGTTCGGCGGTGGCGGTGGTGGTGGCGGGCAGGGTCGTGGCGGGGATCGGTTCGGCAATCGTGGCGGTGGGGGCGGCGGCTCCAGGCGCGATCGCTGGTAA
- a CDS encoding 2OG-Fe(II) oxygenase has translation MKVQSGQVQGAKSSAELDNFSFHKTPVLVVENFWSADERRAFREAMDRANWNELSQLPHVREDFPNSGNWSKAEISQPQAQILLRRLPMKPIQEYVESFSGIKGRHLGFSYYSYGVGDCLLTHDDTAQGYQTGGHAAPLRRLAMVTYFHEEWESDWGGELMVYAPEGESSGKKSKLRITHCIAPLPGSLVMFTVPRFHRVCRVDETAGTHRRLSIAGWFMTEHF, from the coding sequence GTGAAGGTTCAATCTGGGCAGGTGCAGGGAGCAAAGAGTTCGGCCGAGCTCGACAACTTTTCCTTTCACAAGACACCGGTGCTGGTGGTGGAGAACTTTTGGTCCGCTGATGAGCGCCGGGCTTTTCGCGAGGCGATGGACCGGGCCAATTGGAACGAGTTGAGTCAGCTTCCCCACGTGCGTGAGGATTTTCCGAATTCAGGGAACTGGTCTAAGGCGGAGATTTCCCAGCCGCAGGCCCAAATACTCTTGCGACGGCTTCCGATGAAGCCCATTCAGGAGTATGTCGAGTCGTTTTCCGGTATCAAGGGACGGCACCTTGGGTTCAGTTACTATTCCTATGGAGTGGGGGACTGCCTCCTGACCCATGACGATACGGCCCAGGGCTATCAGACCGGGGGCCATGCCGCACCTCTCCGCCGGCTGGCAATGGTGACCTACTTTCATGAAGAATGGGAATCGGACTGGGGTGGTGAGTTGATGGTCTACGCGCCGGAGGGTGAATCCTCGGGCAAGAAGTCCAAACTGCGGATTACACATTGTATTGCGCCGCTTCCGGGGTCCTTGGTCATGTTTACCGTCCCAAGATTCCACCGTGTGTGCCGAGTGGATGAGACGGCCGGGACGCACCGCCGCTTGTCCATTGCTGGTTGGTTCATGACGGAACATTTTTGA
- a CDS encoding ABC transporter permease, translating to MKLHRIAALVVRHLYLYKRSLPRVMEIIYWPFLDLVIWGFITVYLTKFQGQVPSVATFFLGALILWDVLFRSQQGITISFLEELWARNLMNLFASPLKPSEFLAATMAMSLFKVTAVSVVMSVCAWLFYSYNVFVIGLWLIPFIMNLILTGWIIGVFTTSLIMRFGQEAEVLAWSMVFLFQPISCVFYPMDVLPLWLRGVAWVNPAAHVFEGMRNLLTAQVLPVGELGWAWGLNLFYLGVVVAWFHHTFNVCKNRGLLVRVGE from the coding sequence ATGAAGCTGCACCGAATTGCCGCCCTGGTCGTGCGGCATCTGTATCTATATAAGCGCAGTTTGCCGCGGGTGATGGAGATCATCTACTGGCCCTTCCTCGATCTCGTCATCTGGGGTTTCATTACCGTCTACCTCACAAAGTTTCAGGGGCAGGTTCCTTCCGTCGCGACCTTTTTCCTCGGCGCGCTGATTCTGTGGGATGTGCTTTTCCGGTCGCAGCAGGGCATCACGATTTCGTTTCTCGAGGAGCTGTGGGCCAGGAACCTCATGAATCTCTTCGCCAGCCCGCTCAAGCCCAGCGAGTTCCTGGCCGCGACGATGGCGATGAGTCTGTTCAAGGTTACGGCCGTGTCCGTCGTGATGTCCGTCTGCGCCTGGCTGTTCTATTCCTACAACGTGTTCGTGATCGGTCTGTGGCTGATTCCGTTCATCATGAACCTCATATTGACCGGCTGGATCATCGGGGTGTTCACCACGTCATTGATCATGCGGTTTGGGCAGGAGGCTGAGGTGCTTGCCTGGAGTATGGTCTTTCTGTTTCAACCGATTTCCTGCGTGTTCTATCCGATGGACGTGCTGCCGCTGTGGTTGCGAGGGGTCGCCTGGGTTAATCCTGCGGCCCACGTGTTCGAAGGCATGCGCAATCTCCTGACCGCTCAGGTGCTGCCTGTGGGGGAACTTGGCTGGGCCTGGGGCCTGAATTTATTCTACTTGGGTGTCGTCGTAGCCTGGTTCCATCACACCTTCAATGTGTGCAAGAATCGAGGTCTGTTGGTGCGAGTGGGTGAATAG
- a CDS encoding ABC transporter ATP-binding protein — MSSAVLEVSGLRKRFGDFTAVDGISFEIRQGEILGLLGPNGAGKTTTIQMLLGLVTPSAGSIRMFGLDLRTHREEILQQVNFSSTYISLPYSLTVEENLAVVGRLYGLSDIPRRIDEIVKKLEMEEFRRKLTRKLSSGQMTRLALAKAFLTEPKILFLDEPTASLDPDIAHKVRSVLLEERRASGLSVLYTSHNMREMEEMSDRIIFLQRGRIVAEGTAKEIVTRFGQADLEEVFLKLARER, encoded by the coding sequence ATGTCTTCCGCTGTCCTCGAAGTTTCCGGCCTGCGCAAACGATTCGGTGACTTTACCGCCGTTGACGGAATTTCGTTCGAGATCCGCCAGGGGGAGATTCTGGGGCTGCTGGGGCCGAATGGAGCGGGCAAGACCACGACCATTCAGATGTTGCTCGGGCTGGTGACACCGTCGGCCGGGAGCATCCGGATGTTCGGGCTGGATCTTCGGACTCACCGCGAAGAGATTTTGCAGCAAGTGAATTTTTCCTCCACCTATATTTCTCTGCCGTATTCCTTGACGGTGGAGGAAAATCTGGCCGTCGTGGGCCGGTTGTACGGGTTGTCGGATATTCCTCGGCGCATCGACGAGATCGTCAAGAAGTTGGAGATGGAGGAGTTCCGCCGCAAGCTGACCCGCAAGCTGTCGTCCGGCCAAATGACGAGGCTTGCGTTGGCCAAGGCGTTTCTCACCGAGCCGAAGATTCTGTTCTTGGACGAACCCACCGCAAGCCTGGACCCGGACATCGCTCACAAGGTCAGGTCGGTACTGCTGGAGGAACGTCGAGCCAGTGGGCTCAGCGTCCTATACACGTCCCACAATATGCGGGAGATGGAGGAAATGTCGGATCGAATCATTTTTCTGCAGCGGGGACGGATTGTGGCCGAGGGAACCGCGAAAGAAATCGTCACGAGGTTCGGTCAGGCGGATCTGGAGGAAGTGTTTCTCAAACTGGCCCGCGAACGATAG
- a CDS encoding NapC/NirT family cytochrome c — MRSAPAIVIGAIVAGAVAVGGIAIPLTNRPTFCASCHTIAPSYESWAKSSHKEVECVACHVRPGLSGWIHDKAWNGTKDLAITLFGTPTDPHNLQAKVDSNVCLGCHRNILRVSEVAVRDLPPPVKEVGLVMSHRAHMEAFDKRAQGEGCTTCHAAVVHERPIKGYPIVIPRGHVSADSKPWKPEHPEGTVLHKRALADCFRCHDNKTEHEGKVVSRKCETCHLPDRLKELLSL, encoded by the coding sequence ATGCGTAGCGCTCCCGCCATTGTGATCGGTGCGATCGTGGCCGGTGCAGTGGCTGTGGGGGGAATCGCGATTCCGCTGACCAACCGTCCGACGTTCTGCGCCAGCTGCCACACCATCGCGCCTTCCTACGAGAGCTGGGCCAAGTCGTCGCACAAAGAAGTGGAATGCGTCGCGTGCCACGTTCGCCCCGGCCTGTCGGGATGGATCCATGACAAGGCGTGGAACGGGACCAAAGACCTCGCAATCACGCTGTTCGGCACACCGACCGATCCGCACAATTTGCAGGCCAAGGTGGATTCGAACGTCTGTCTGGGGTGCCACCGGAACATCCTGCGGGTGTCGGAGGTCGCCGTTCGGGATCTGCCGCCTCCGGTGAAGGAGGTCGGGTTGGTGATGAGTCACCGAGCGCACATGGAGGCGTTCGACAAGCGCGCTCAAGGAGAAGGCTGCACGACCTGTCATGCCGCCGTTGTGCATGAGCGGCCGATCAAGGGCTATCCCATTGTCATTCCCCGAGGACATGTGTCCGCCGACAGCAAGCCGTGGAAGCCGGAGCATCCCGAGGGGACGGTGTTGCACAAACGTGCGCTTGCGGACTGCTTTCGCTGTCACGATAACAAAACCGAGCATGAGGGAAAGGTCGTGAGCCGCAAGTGTGAGACCTGCCATCTGCCTGATCGGTTGAAAGAGCTCTTGTCACTGTAG
- the mobB gene encoding molybdopterin-guanine dinucleotide biosynthesis protein B: MAVPILCFVGRSNSGKTTLIERVIPELVRSGYKVATVKHAGHGFDLDTEGKDSWRHKQAGASSVVIISKSSLAMFADVSDQMKVEDVREQYLDSSYDLIIAEGWRSEDYPKIVVIRDQIGEAPVSEDGLLALVSNKPIETKVPLLDPDDVSGVAALIMRHFPKTQRVDA, from the coding sequence ATGGCTGTCCCGATTCTGTGTTTTGTCGGTCGGTCCAACAGCGGGAAGACGACCTTGATCGAGCGCGTGATTCCCGAACTGGTGCGCTCTGGGTACAAAGTCGCGACCGTCAAGCATGCAGGCCACGGATTCGACCTGGATACCGAAGGCAAGGACAGTTGGAGGCATAAGCAGGCCGGCGCCAGCAGCGTCGTCATTATCTCCAAGAGCAGCTTGGCCATGTTCGCCGATGTCTCCGACCAGATGAAAGTGGAAGACGTGCGGGAACAGTATCTGGATTCGTCGTACGATCTGATCATTGCCGAGGGGTGGCGAAGCGAGGACTATCCCAAGATTGTGGTTATTCGTGATCAAATCGGCGAAGCGCCCGTTTCTGAGGACGGCCTCCTGGCGCTCGTATCGAATAAGCCGATCGAGACGAAGGTTCCGCTGCTGGATCCCGACGACGTGTCGGGCGTCGCCGCGCTGATCATGCGGCATTTCCCCAAGACTCAGCGAGTCGATGCGTAG
- a CDS encoding molybdopterin molybdotransferase MoeA, with translation MKAPDAHLGLTPLVEAQRIVLDAAPTLGVEKVSILEALGRVLGEDIVAQRDNPPWDNSAMDGFAVRAEDIAQEHAIGKPVTLKVIEDVPAGKMPSLTVGQGQAIRIMTGAPIPRGADTVVKVEDTEHTPESVRVFKPEVRGANIRPQGEDVKKGDCIIAKGTPIRPGEAGMLAILAKSFVLVYQRPRVAILSTGDELADLDERFSEEKIINSNSYGIAAAVQDAGGIPLLLGIARDNPAELKEKISHGLNADILVLSGGVSMGDYDFTKAVFRDLGAEMNFWKLAIRPGQPLAFGKIQGKLAFGLPGNPVSSMVTFEQLVRPAMLKMAGMCGYGRPLVEAFFQEKFSKRTDRRHFLRGIIWREDGVFKVRTTGDQGSGILTSMVKANCLIDIPVEVERVNPGDRVTVQLLNGSAWGGQVDAAPSSGHRHSCC, from the coding sequence GTGAAAGCTCCGGATGCTCATCTTGGATTGACTCCGCTGGTCGAGGCCCAACGGATTGTGTTGGATGCCGCACCTACGTTGGGCGTCGAAAAGGTTTCCATTTTGGAGGCCTTGGGACGCGTGTTGGGTGAGGACATTGTTGCCCAGCGCGACAACCCCCCATGGGATAATTCGGCCATGGACGGTTTTGCGGTTCGTGCCGAGGACATCGCACAGGAACATGCGATCGGCAAGCCGGTGACCTTGAAAGTGATTGAGGATGTGCCGGCCGGAAAAATGCCGTCGTTGACCGTCGGGCAGGGCCAGGCGATCCGCATCATGACCGGCGCGCCCATCCCTCGTGGCGCGGATACGGTCGTCAAGGTGGAGGATACGGAACATACCCCCGAGTCCGTTCGGGTGTTCAAGCCCGAAGTCCGCGGCGCCAATATTCGGCCCCAGGGCGAGGACGTGAAGAAGGGCGATTGCATCATAGCGAAGGGGACCCCAATACGCCCTGGAGAAGCGGGAATGCTGGCCATTCTCGCCAAGTCGTTCGTCCTCGTGTATCAGCGTCCGCGCGTCGCCATTCTCTCGACGGGCGACGAACTAGCCGATCTCGACGAACGGTTCAGCGAGGAAAAAATCATCAACTCCAACAGCTATGGCATTGCCGCCGCGGTTCAGGACGCGGGGGGCATTCCCTTGTTGTTGGGGATTGCGCGGGACAATCCCGCCGAATTGAAAGAGAAGATCTCCCACGGGTTGAACGCCGACATCCTCGTGTTGTCAGGGGGCGTGTCGATGGGCGACTACGATTTCACGAAAGCGGTGTTTCGAGACCTCGGTGCGGAGATGAATTTCTGGAAGCTGGCGATCCGTCCCGGTCAACCCTTGGCCTTCGGCAAGATTCAAGGAAAGCTGGCGTTCGGATTACCTGGTAACCCTGTATCCTCGATGGTGACCTTTGAACAGCTGGTTAGGCCGGCAATGTTGAAGATGGCCGGCATGTGTGGCTATGGGCGTCCGCTCGTCGAAGCCTTCTTCCAGGAGAAGTTTTCCAAGCGCACGGATCGCCGTCACTTTCTTCGGGGCATCATCTGGCGAGAGGACGGAGTCTTCAAGGTTCGCACGACCGGTGATCAGGGATCGGGCATTTTGACCTCCATGGTGAAGGCGAACTGTTTGATCGATATTCCGGTCGAGGTGGAGCGGGTCAACCCCGGCGATCGGGTGACCGTCCAATTGTTGAACGGGTCTGCCTGGGGCGGACAGGTCGATGCGGCACCGTCGAGCGGCCATCGGCATTCTTGTTGTTGA